The DNA region GTCTGGGACGGCAAGCTGACCATCCGCGTCAAGGTGGCAGGAGCCGGGCCCCCACTGCTGTACCTGCACCCGGCGGCCGGCCTGGCGTGGGACCCGTTCCTGTCGCACCTGTCCGAGCGCTACACCGTCTACGCCCCGGAGTTCCCCGGTACCAGCGTCGGCGACCCCTACGCCGTGCACGCCATCGACGAGCTCTCCGACATCGTGCTCGCCTACGAGGAGGTCGTCCGGCGGCTCGGGCTGGACAAGCCCGTCGTGGTCGGGCAATCCTTCGGCGGCATGCTCGCCGCCGAGCTGGTGGCGCACTTCCCCGGCCTGTCCGAACAGCTCGTGCTGCTCGACCCGATCGGGCTCTGGCGCGAGGACACCCCGGTCGCGAACTGGGTCGCCACCCCGCCCGAGCAGCTGCCCGCGCTGCTGTTCCACGACCCCGCGGGTGAAGCGGCGCAGGCCATGCTCGCCATGCCCGAGGACGAGGAGCAGCGGGTCGCCGCGACCGCAGGCATGGTGTGGGCGTTCGGCAGCACCGCCAAGTTCATGTGGCCGATCCCCGACAAGGGCCTGCGTAACCGGCTGCACCGCATCACCGCGAGCACGCTGATCGTATGGGGCCGACAGGACAGCCTCATCGACGTCTCCTACGCCGGCGAGTTCGCCGAGCTCATCGCCGACGGCAAGGTCGCGGTGATCGACAACTGCGGCCACATCCCGCAGGTCGAGCAGCTCGAACAGACCGCCGCCGTCATCGACGGATTCCTCAGCTGACAACGCCGTCACCCACGCACCGAAGGACATCACCATGACCACCGAGATGCACGCCCCCACCGCCGCGGGTTCCGGCACGGCCGCGACCGAGGCATTCCGCGCCAGCGTGGACCGTACCGTCGCCTCCGACCGGCAGCGGATCGACGCCTTCGCCCGCGACATCCTGCACCGCATCCACGATGCGATCCGCGAACATGGCATGACCTACCCCGAGTTCCAGGCGGCCAAGCAGTGGCTCGTCGACGTCGGCGAGGCCGGCGAGTGGCCGCTGTTCCTGGACGTGTTCGTCGAGCACGTCGTCGAGGAGGTCGCCACCGAGGTCCGGCACGGCTCCAAGGGCACCATTCAGGGCCCGTACTACCTGCCCAGCCAGACGTCGATCGTCGGCCCCGGCGCGCTGCCGATGCGCGAGGACGAGAAGGGCGACCCGCTGGTGTTCACCGGCACCGTCCGCGACACCAACGGCATACCGCTGCCCGCCGCCACCCTGGACATCTGGCACGCCGACGCCGACGGGTACTACTCGGGGTTCGCGCCCGGCATACCGGACGGCAACCTGCGGGCCGTCGTGACCGCGGACGCCGAGGGCCGCTTCGAGATCCACACCGTGCGGCCCGCGCCGTACGAGATCCCGAAGGATGGGCCGACCGGGGCGCTGATCGCCGCCGCGGGCTGGCACGCCTGGCGGCCGGCGCACCTGCACCTGTTGGTCACCGTACCCGGGCACCAGAGACTCACCACCCAGTTGTACTTCTCCGGCGGCGAGTGGCTGGACAGCGACGTCGCCGAAGCGGTCAAGCCCGAGCTGGTGCTCGACCCGCATACCGACGCCGACGGCACGCTGCACGCCAGCTACGACTTCGTCCTCGACCCCGTCCGATGAGCGCTGCCCGCGTCGAATCGGTCAGCACCACCGTCGTCGACCTGCCCCTGCGCAGGCGGCACAGGTTCTCGGTGACCGAGATCGACCAGCAGAGCCTCGTCCTCGTCCGCGTCCGTACCGCCGACGGAGCCGAGGGGTTCGGTGAGGCGGTCGCCCCCGGCGGGCCCTGGTGGGGTGGGGAGTCGGTGGAGACGATGCGAGCCATCATCGACGGCTACCTCGCCCCGCTCGTGGTCGGCCGGGACGTCGCCGACGTGCAGGCAGTACGGGCGCAGATGGACCGCCAGGTCAACGAGAACCGGTTCGCCAAGGCCGGCCTCGAGACCGCCCTCTACGACGCCTGGGGCCGCACGCTGGGCGTGCCGGTGCACGCACTCCTCGGCGGCCTGGTGCGCGACTCGCTCCCGGTCACCTGGGCATTGGGCGCCAGCGACGCCGACGACATCATCGGGGAGGCGACCGCCAAGCTGGAGGCCGGCGAGCACCACAGCTTCAAGCTGAAGATGGGCTCGCAGGACCCGGCGGCCGACATCGGCCGGATCGAGAAGGTCGCCGCGGCGCTCGCCAGCCGGGCGAGCCTGCGGGTCGACCTCAACGCCTCCTGGGACGAGCTGACCGCCACGCGGTACCTGCCCCGGCTGCAGGAAGCCGGCATCGAGCTCGTCGAACAGCCGCTGCCCGCCTGG from Streptosporangiales bacterium includes:
- a CDS encoding alpha/beta fold hydrolase gives rise to the protein MTTTDTTPVISEEAIDVWDGKLTIRVKVAGAGPPLLYLHPAAGLAWDPFLSHLSERYTVYAPEFPGTSVGDPYAVHAIDELSDIVLAYEEVVRRLGLDKPVVVGQSFGGMLAAELVAHFPGLSEQLVLLDPIGLWREDTPVANWVATPPEQLPALLFHDPAGEAAQAMLAMPEDEEQRVAATAGMVWAFGSTAKFMWPIPDKGLRNRLHRITASTLIVWGRQDSLIDVSYAGEFAELIADGKVAVIDNCGHIPQVEQLEQTAAVIDGFLS
- the catA gene encoding catechol 1,2-dioxygenase — translated: MTTEMHAPTAAGSGTAATEAFRASVDRTVASDRQRIDAFARDILHRIHDAIREHGMTYPEFQAAKQWLVDVGEAGEWPLFLDVFVEHVVEEVATEVRHGSKGTIQGPYYLPSQTSIVGPGALPMREDEKGDPLVFTGTVRDTNGIPLPAATLDIWHADADGYYSGFAPGIPDGNLRAVVTADAEGRFEIHTVRPAPYEIPKDGPTGALIAAAGWHAWRPAHLHLLVTVPGHQRLTTQLYFSGGEWLDSDVAEAVKPELVLDPHTDADGTLHASYDFVLDPVR
- a CDS encoding chloromuconate cycloisomerase; translation: MSAARVESVSTTVVDLPLRRRHRFSVTEIDQQSLVLVRVRTADGAEGFGEAVAPGGPWWGGESVETMRAIIDGYLAPLVVGRDVADVQAVRAQMDRQVNENRFAKAGLETALYDAWGRTLGVPVHALLGGLVRDSLPVTWALGASDADDIIGEATAKLEAGEHHSFKLKMGSQDPAADIGRIEKVAAALASRASLRVDLNASWDELTATRYLPRLQEAGIELVEQPLPAWDTDGMARLAGRLDMPVMADESVRSEHDAFRLARIRAADIFSLKVTKSGGFTVTARIAAVAAAAGIPCHGGTSIESSIGTVAALHSYCTLPAVTFGSELFGPLLTADDLLTEPLTYRDGHLHVPEGPGLGVSVDEDSVRHFSRKE